Part of the Arthrobacter gengyunqii genome is shown below.
CGATGCCTCGGCGGACGCCGCCCCTAATGGCTTCCAGCGCATACCGGCGGCGGATCATCAGTGGGTCGTTGCGCAGGTCCTTGGCCCAGGAGACCATCACGCCGACAAGGATGATGGTAAACGGGAGGGCGCAGGTCACCATGATGGCCTGGAGCCCCGAAAGGGCGTTCTGTCCCCCGGCCAGCAGCAGGAACATGGCGATCAGCCCGAGTGCCGCCGACCAGATGATGGTCACCGATTTCGAAGGCACGGGCCGGCCCGACTGGGACATCGAACCCATGACGTTGGCGGCCGAGTCCGCGGCGGTGACGAAGAAGACCAGAATCGCAAGCATGCACACGATGGGCGTCACGGAGCTGAACGGCAGGTTGGCCAGCAGATCGAACATGACGTTCTCTCCGGAGCCATTCACGGACAGGTCCACCCCGTTCCGGTTCATCCAGATGGCGGTGCCGCCGAAGACCGTGTACCAGCAGATGGAGATGGACAAGGGAACGAAGACGACGACGGTGACGAACTGGCGCAGGGTGCGGCCCTTGGAAATTTTGGCGATGAACATTCCCACGAACGGCGACCAGGAGATCCACCAGGCCCAGTACAGGGTGGTCCAGCCGGTCAGGAACTCCTCCTGCTCGGCGCCCTGGCCGGCGAAGACGGTCAGCATGTCCGGCAGGTTTCCGACAAACGCGATGAGCGATGTCGGCAGCAGATCGAGCAGGAAGAACGTCGGCCCGGTCAGCAGGACAAAGAGCGTCAGCAGAATGACCAGGGTCATGTTGAGGTTGGAGAGCAGCCGGATGCCCTTCTTGATCCCGGCGACCGCGGAGATGGTGAAGACAACCGTCAGGATGCTGATGGCGACGACAACGAAGCCGTTGCCCAGCTCCTGGCCCGTGATGATCGAGACTCCGGTGCGGATCTGGAGCGCGCCGATGCCCAGCGAGGTCGCGGTGCCGAACAGTGTCACCAGCACGGCGGAAACGTCGATGATCTTTCCCAGCACGCGGTTGTTGCCGTCGGGGAAGACCGGTTCAAACAGGGACGAAATCAGCGGCAGCCGGCCGCGCCGGAACGAGGCGTAGGCCAGGGCGCCGCCCACCAGGGCGTAGATGCACCAGGCGAGACTGGCCTGGTGCAGGAAGGTGGTCGTCATGGCCGGCAGGATGGCGGCGGAGGTGCCTGCCTCGGCATCAGTCGAGGGCGGCGGGGAGAGGAAATGGCTGAGCGGTTCCATCGGTCCGTAGAAGATCAGCGCGATACCCAGACCAGCTGCGAACAGCATGGAGATCCAGGACGCCGTGGAGTACTCCGGCGTGCTGTCGTCGGCCCCCAGCCTAATCTTGCCGGTCGGTCCGAAGCCGACCACCAGCATGAAGATCGCGGCGGCAACCATGGTGGCGTTAAACAGCCAGCCGAAATGCACAACCACCCAGCCCTGCATGCCTGTGCCTACGGAACTGAGGTTGCTGGGGGCAAAAATCGCCCACGCCAGAACGGCGAGAGAGATGGCCATGGCAAAAATGAACACACTGCGCCGGGTCGGATAGCTGACCCCGGTATCCTCAACGCTGATGCCCGGCACAAGTCCGGGATGAATGCCGAAGATTGGTTCCAAAGCCGCGTGGCGCAGTGCCTTCTTTACCCGTTCAACAGACCGCCCGCCGGGTTTCCCCTGCGGACCGGATGCCGGTGGCCTGTCAGTGCGGCTTGCGGCTCCGTCTAAACGTGAAGGGTCAGAATTCATAACGAACGACTTTAGCGCACTAGTGCGCCACTACTTGCATCCATAACGATTGGGCAACGATGCAAGCAGCACCGTGAAGGAGGCTTCGGCTGCCGTGCTCCCTACCCGACAGACGCCGCAGCAAGGATGGGCGCCATGCTCTCCTGCATGTAATCGGCCACCTCGCTCTGAGTGACAGCAACATCGAGTACAAACAGACCCTCGGCACCGTCGGCCAGCCATTCCTTGAGAACCTGGAGATCGCTCAGTGAACGCATTTTCACGCCATGCGCACCCATCGCGTGCCCCAGCGCACTGAAGTCGACCTCCGGTATCTGCATGGCCGTATCATCAAGGCCTCGCGCTGCGTACTGGTGGACCTCGGCCCCGTACGCAGCATCGTTGAACACCACCATGACCCCGCTCGGAATGGCGCGCACGGCCGACTCCAGATCCGCCAGAGCCATCAAGGCTCCGCCGTCTCCGGCAATCAGCACCGTGGTCCGGTCCGGACGGGCCACCGCCGCACCCACCGCCGCCGGAATACCCAGACCGATGGACTGAAACGCAGTGCCCACCATCATGAGGCCCTGCGGGTCCGGCGCTTGGCAGTACATCGGAATCCAGCCGCAGAAGTGCCCGCCGTCCTGGACAATGGTGCGGTTAGCAGGCAGGACGGCGTCGAGCTCCTGCGCGACGGCACGGGGATTCAGCCGCCCGTCGGCTGCGAATTCATCCGCGGCAGCGACAGAGGAGAACGACGCCGCGGTCACTTCCGGATGCTGCGTCCGCCAGCCCTCCTGCACGCCGGAAACCGCTGCTGCCAGTGCCACGGCGGTTTCCCTGGCGTCTGCCTGAACGAAGCAGGAAACCCGCGGGTTTGTAGGCGCATCGAGTTCATCAATCTGAATGACCTCGGCGTCTTCCGCAAAGAGGGATCCGTAACGGGCCTGGAAAGCGTTGAGGCTGGCGCCCGCCACGAGGACGAGGTCCGCGGAGCGCATGAGCTGCAGCGGTGCCGGAAGCGCAAAACCGCCTGCGATGCCCAGGTCCCAAGGCGTATCGAGATAGTTCCTTGCCATGAGGGAGGTCGCGAACATGGCGCCGATCCTGTCCCCCAATTCCACCAGCGCAGTCCCGGCACCGGAGACCACGGCACCGTTGCCGGCCAGGATCAGGGGCCGCTTGGCCCGGTTTATCAGGGCCGCTGCGCGTTCCACGGCGTCAGGCTCTGGCTGCATCCGTGCGGCAGGCTGCAGAGATGCCGGCTGCTCCTGCGGCCCGGCTGCTTCGCTGGCCAGGTCATAGGGAATGGAGACGATCACGGGACGCCGGTCATTCCTGGCGGTTGACCAGGCCTCTTCGGTGAGGCGCTCGGCGTTGCCGGCGGCGACGGTGAGAGTGAATACTCCCAAGCCCTGGGCAACCATCAACTGGTCGATGTCCCACGGCCGGGCTCCGGTGGTCGGAGCTTCCCCCACAACAAGCACCATGGGGATCCGTGCCTTGGCGGCCTCGGTGAGGGCGGTCAGGGAGTTGGTAAAACCGGCCCCGTAGGTCACGGTCGCCACGGCAATCTTGCCCGAGGCACGGTAATACGCGTCAGCCATGGCAACGGTTCCGGCCTCGTGCCGGGCGCTGATGTACGGCAGGCCGCGGGCCGTGAGATTGGAGGTGAAAAAGGCGTTGCCGTTTCCCATCAGGCCAAACACGACCTCAGTGTGACGCGCGCACACTTCAGCGACGACGTCGGATACGTTCAGTTGTTCTGTCATGTCGGTTCCTTGAGATCAGTGCCGGGATGCCAGCAGGCCGGCTGACTGCCGGGCGACGTCCAGAATTCTGTCATTGGCAGCAGGTGCGCCTACGGTGATGCGGATGCCCTCGTTCGGAAAGACGCGGACGGAAAGGGCGTTCTCTTCAAAGAGCGCGGCAAGGGCGGCCGTCCGGTCCCGGCTGTCCAGCCAGAGGAAGTTGGCCTCCGACGGAAGAACGGGCAGCCCGGCCGCCAACAGTGCGTCGTACACGCGCCGGCGCTCCGTCACGAGGACGTCGATCCGCTCCTGGAGTTCGTCTTCGGCCTGCAGGGATGCCAGTCCCGCCTGCTGTGCCAGCGAAGTGACTCCGAACGGAACAGCCACCTTTTGGAGATTGGTGACCAGATCCGGTGCGGCGATGGCATAGCCCAGCCGCAGCCCGGCCAGCCCGTAGGCCTTGGAGAAGGTGTGCAGGACGGCAACGTTGGGATACTTGCGGAACATTTCGATCCCGACGGCGGTGTCGGCGTCGCGGTTGAAGTGGACATAGGCCTCATCCAGTACAACAAGGACGTCCGCGGGGACGGATGAAATGAAGCTGTCCACCGCTGCGGCGCTGAGGACCGTGCCCGTGGGATTGTTCGGATTGCAGAGAAAGATCACCCGGGTTTTCGGGGTAACAGCGGCGGCCATGGCCGCCAGGTCATGGCCGCCGTCCTCGGCCAGCGGAATGGGCTGCGGTTCCGCCCCTGCCGTGGTGGCCAGAAGCGGGTAGGCCTCGAAGGAACGCCAGGCGAACATCACCTGATCATTCGGGTTGGTCACGGCGAGGATGATCTGACTGGCAACCTCCACCGACCCGGCACCGAGCGCAATGTTCTCCGTTGAAACCGCCCAGCGCGACGCGATGGCACCGCGAAGCTCCTCCGCTGCCATCTCCGGATAAAGATTGATGCCGGCAACGGCGCCGATCACTGCCTCCACCACGGACGGCAGGGGCGGATACGGATTTTCGTTCGAGGAGAGCTTGAAGGCCTCCAGGCCGCCAACGTCCGCGGGTGTCTTTCCCTGGCGGTAGGGCGGGAATTTGTCGAGTCCGGCACGGTGCGGGATGTTCATGGTTCTCCTGATGAGCCGGAACTGAAGGATAAAGGGCAGCGGCTGTGCGCTGCCCAATGAGGTTATGTAAGGTAGGTCACTCAAAACAAGCTGCACAGCAGACACCTC
Proteins encoded:
- a CDS encoding thiamine pyrophosphate-binding protein; protein product: MTEQLNVSDVVAEVCARHTEVVFGLMGNGNAFFTSNLTARGLPYISARHEAGTVAMADAYYRASGKIAVATVTYGAGFTNSLTALTEAAKARIPMVLVVGEAPTTGARPWDIDQLMVAQGLGVFTLTVAAGNAERLTEEAWSTARNDRRPVIVSIPYDLASEAAGPQEQPASLQPAARMQPEPDAVERAAALINRAKRPLILAGNGAVVSGAGTALVELGDRIGAMFATSLMARNYLDTPWDLGIAGGFALPAPLQLMRSADLVLVAGASLNAFQARYGSLFAEDAEVIQIDELDAPTNPRVSCFVQADARETAVALAAAVSGVQEGWRTQHPEVTAASFSSVAAADEFAADGRLNPRAVAQELDAVLPANRTIVQDGGHFCGWIPMYCQAPDPQGLMMVGTAFQSIGLGIPAAVGAAVARPDRTTVLIAGDGGALMALADLESAVRAIPSGVMVVFNDAAYGAEVHQYAARGLDDTAMQIPEVDFSALGHAMGAHGVKMRSLSDLQVLKEWLADGAEGLFVLDVAVTQSEVADYMQESMAPILAAASVG
- the hisC gene encoding histidinol-phosphate transaminase, encoding MNIPHRAGLDKFPPYRQGKTPADVGGLEAFKLSSNENPYPPLPSVVEAVIGAVAGINLYPEMAAEELRGAIASRWAVSTENIALGAGSVEVASQIILAVTNPNDQVMFAWRSFEAYPLLATTAGAEPQPIPLAEDGGHDLAAMAAAVTPKTRVIFLCNPNNPTGTVLSAAAVDSFISSVPADVLVVLDEAYVHFNRDADTAVGIEMFRKYPNVAVLHTFSKAYGLAGLRLGYAIAAPDLVTNLQKVAVPFGVTSLAQQAGLASLQAEDELQERIDVLVTERRRVYDALLAAGLPVLPSEANFLWLDSRDRTAALAALFEENALSVRVFPNEGIRITVGAPAANDRILDVARQSAGLLASRH
- a CDS encoding BCCT family transporter — translated: MPGISVEDTGVSYPTRRSVFIFAMAISLAVLAWAIFAPSNLSSVGTGMQGWVVVHFGWLFNATMVAAAIFMLVVGFGPTGKIRLGADDSTPEYSTASWISMLFAAGLGIALIFYGPMEPLSHFLSPPPSTDAEAGTSAAILPAMTTTFLHQASLAWCIYALVGGALAYASFRRGRLPLISSLFEPVFPDGNNRVLGKIIDVSAVLVTLFGTATSLGIGALQIRTGVSIITGQELGNGFVVVAISILTVVFTISAVAGIKKGIRLLSNLNMTLVILLTLFVLLTGPTFFLLDLLPTSLIAFVGNLPDMLTVFAGQGAEQEEFLTGWTTLYWAWWISWSPFVGMFIAKISKGRTLRQFVTVVVFVPLSISICWYTVFGGTAIWMNRNGVDLSVNGSGENVMFDLLANLPFSSVTPIVCMLAILVFFVTAADSAANVMGSMSQSGRPVPSKSVTIIWSAALGLIAMFLLLAGGQNALSGLQAIMVTCALPFTIILVGVMVSWAKDLRNDPLMIRRRYALEAIRGGVRRGIDEHGDDFVFGTAHVPEAEGAGADFGSDNPALTEWYTDNVQDPDVVEGPEEQPDKVKAGAVD